TGTCCTGCACGCTGATGCGCAGCTGGGCACGCTCGTCGTTCTCGTCCTCGACCATGGCGCGCACGGCGATGCTGCCCTCGCGGGTGAACTTGATGGCGTTGCTCACCAGGTTGGTCAGCACCTGCTTCAGGCGCAGCGGGTCGCCCTGCAGGGCCAGCGGGGTGTCGCGGTAGATCAGGCTGACCAGCTCCAGGCGCTTGTCGTGGGCGGCGGGGGCGAGGATGGTCAGGCAGTCCTGGATCAGGTCGCGCAGGTTGAACGGAATGCTTTCCAGCACCAGCTTGCCGGCCTCGATCTTGGAGAAGTCGAGGACCTCGTTGATGATCCCCAGCAGGCTCTCGGCGGACTTCTCGATGGTGCCCAGGTAGTCCTGCTGGCGCGGCGTCAGCTCGCTTTTCTGCAGCAGGCCGGTGAAGCCGAGGATGCCGTTGAGCGGGGTGCGGATCTCGTGGCTCATGTTGGCCAGGAACTCGGACTTGATGCGGCTGGCCTCCAGGGCCTCCTTGCGCGCCAGGTCCAGCTCGATGTTCTGGATCTCGATGGTTTCCAGGTTCTGCCGCACGTCCTCGGTGGCCTGGTCGATGCTGTGCTGCAGCTCCTCCTGGGCGTTCTGCAGCGATTCGGCCATGCGGTTGATGCCGGCCGCCAGTTCGTCCATCTCGTGGCTGCCCAGGGGTGGCAGGCGGGTCTCCAGATGGCCTTCCTTGAGCTGGTTGACGCCCTGCTGGATGTGGCGCAGGGGGTCGTTGATGGTGCGGCTCATGCGCAGGGCGAGCAGGGCGGTGACGGAGAGGCCGGCGATAATCAGCAACAGGCTGGCGAACAGGCTGCGATAGCCCTGCAGCAGGGTGCGATGGTGCGACAGCTCCAGCTCGACCCAGCCCAGCAGGCGGTCGGCGCTGTCCGGTTCGCTGGGGCCGGCCAGGCTCTGGTGGCGGCCGAACACCGGCAGCAGGAAGCGCGTGGCATCCTGGCTGGTGCGGGTGGCCAGCGGCTCGACGGTGAGCTGCGGCGGCTCGTTGAGCATGCTCGGCCCGGCCTGGGCCAGGCTGCGCCGCTCGGTGGAGAGGAAGCCGACGGCGCGCACGTCCTGCTGGTTCAGGGTCTCCTCGGCCAGGCGCTTGAGCTGGGCGCTGTCCTCGCGGGCCAGGGCTGGTGCGGCCAGCGGTGCCAGGTGCTGCACCACCAGCTCGCCGCGCACCAGCAGCTGGCTGCGCAGGTCGGCCAGCTGCATCCAGGTGAAATAGCCGCCCAGCAGCAACGCCAGCAGGCTGGTGGGGAGCAGGGTGAGCAGCAGCACGCGGCCCTTGATGCCGAGGTCCTTGAACACGGGGTTCTCCAGCGATCCGATGTTCCGCGAGTTTAGCGGCTGGGCCGGTGGGCGGACAGCGTGGCGATATGGCCGGCGGCGGTTTGCCGCTATCATGGGGCACCTGTTTCACGAACGGATGGCCGCTTCGCATGACCCTGCAGTTCCCCACCATCGCCGACTGCATCGGCAACACCCCGCTGGTTCGCCTGCAGCGTCTGCCCGGCAGCGAGCGCAATCACCTGCTGGTGAAGCTGGAAGGCAATAATCCGGCCGGCTCGGTGAAGGATCGCCCGGCCATGTCGATGATCACTCGCGCCGAGCTGCGCGGCGACATCCAGCCCGGCGATGTGCTGATCGAAGCCACCAGCGGCAACACCGGCATCGCCCTGGCGATGGCGGCGGCGATCAAGGGTTACAAGATGATCCTGATCATGCCCGGCAACTCCACCGAGGAGCGCAAGGCGGCGATGAGCGCCTACGGCGCCGAGCTGATCTTGGTGGACAACATGGAGGTGGCGCGCGACCTCGCCCTGGCCATGCAGGCCGAGGGCAAGGGCAAGGTGCTCGACCAGTTCGCCAACGGCGACAACCCCGAGGCGCACTACCGCAGTACCGGTCCGGAGATCTGGCGCCAGACCCAGGGCGCCATCACCCACTTCATCAGCTCGATGGGCACCACCGGCACCATCATGGGCACCTCGCGCTACCTCAAGGAGCAGAACCCGGCCGTGGAGATCATCGGCCTGCAGCCGCAGGACGGCTCAGCCATCCCCGGCATCCGCCGCTGGCCGCAGGCGTACCTGCCGAGCATCTTCGATGCCAGCCGGGTCGACCGCGTCCTGGACATCTCCCAGGCCGAGGCCGAGGACATGATGCGCCGTCTGGCGCGCGAGGAAGGGATCTTCTGCGGCGTGTCGTCCGGTGGTGCGGTGGCGGCCATGCTCAAGCTGGCGCGCGAGACCGAGAATGCGGTGATGGTGGCGATCATCTGCGACCGCGGCGACCGCTACCTGTCGTCCGGCCTGTTCAACCACTGACCATGAGCAAGCACAGATCGCTGCGCTTCCAGCCCGCCGGCGGCGAGCGCAAGGCCCAGGTGCCGGTCGGCAAGAAGCAGAAGCTGACCATCGAGCGTCTGGCCAACGACGGTCGCGGCATCGCCTTCGTCGAGGGGCGCAGCTGGTTCGTCGCCGGTGCGCTGGCTGGCGAGGAGGTCGAGGCACGCGTGCTGGCCGCCCGCGCCCAGGTGGTGGAGGCGCGCAGCGAGCGCGTGCTGACCCCTTCTTCGCTGCGCCGCGAGCCGGCCTGCGCGCATGCCGGCCGCTGCGGTGGCTGCACCCTGCAGCACCTGCCGCATGCCGAGCAGCTTGCCCTGAAACAGCGCAGCCTGGCCGAACAGATGCAGCGCCAGGCCGGCGTCGAACCGGATGAGTGGGCGGCGCCGCTGACCGGCCCCGAGTTGGGCTACCGGCGCCGCGCGCGCATCGCCGTGCGCTGGGACGTCAAGGGCAAGCGCCTGGAGGTCGGCTTCCGTGCCGCGGCCAGCCAGGACATCGTCGCCATCGACGACTGCCCGGTGCTGGTACAGCCCTTGCAGCCGATCCTGCGCGCCCTGCCGGCGCTGTTGCGGGCGCTGGACAAGCCCCAGACACTCGGCCACGTCGAGCTGTTCCACGGCACCCAGGCGGCCCTGCTGCTGCGCCATACGGCGCCGCTGGGCGAGGCCGATCTGCAGCACCTGCGCGCCTTCTGTGCCGAGCACCAGGCGCAGCTGTGGCTGCACGGCGCCGGCGAGCCCGAGCCCGATGTGCCGGAGCAGCGCCTGGGCTATCGCCTGGAGCCCTGGAACCTGGAGCTGCAGTACCGCCCGGGCGATTTCGTGCAGGTCAATGGTGCGGTCAATCAGGCCATGGTCGAACAGGCGCTAGACTGGTTGGCGCCGCAGACTGGCGAGCGGGTGCTGGACCTGTTCTGCGGCCTGGGCAACTTCGCCCTGCCGCTGGCGCAGCGGGTCGGCGAAGTGGTGGCGGTGGAAGGCGTGCAGGCCATGGTGGCGCGGGCGCGGGAAAATGCCGCGGCCAACGGCCTGGGCAATCTGCACTTTTTCCAGGCCGACCTGTCGAAGCCGCTGGCCGGCGCCCCCTGGGCCGCCCGCGGCTTCGCCGCGATACTGCTCGACCCGCCGCGTGACGGCGCGTTCGAGGTGGTCAAGGAGATTCACCGGCTGGGCGCGCGGCGCCTGGTCTATGTGTCCTGCAACCCGGCGACCCTGGCGCGCGATGCCGCCGAGCTGGTCCGGCAGGGCTACCGGCTGAAGCGGGCCGGGATTCTCGACATGTTCCCGCAGACGGCACATGTGGAGGCGATGGCGTTATTCGAGAGGGGCTAGGAAGCCCTTGTAATCCGACTGGCCCAGAGAAGGTCAGAGCTAATCCGGCGGGGCTTAACTCGCCGTAGGGAAGGCAGAAGATGGTACAGGTCAGAGCACACCAGCCGATCAACCTCGACGGCAGCATCAACCTCGAGGCCTGGCTGGACCATACGCTGAGCGTCGACCCGGCGCTCGACCGCGAGGCCCTCAAGGCGGCCTGCGAGTTCGCCCGCGAGGTCGAGCAGCAGGCCAATGCCGCGCAGAACCTGTGGGCGGAGGGCAACTCCAGCTTCCAGACCGGCCTGGAGATCGCCGAGATCCTCGCCGACCTCAAGCTTGACCAGGACAGCCTGGTGGCCGCGGTGATCTACCGCGCCGTGCGCGAGGGCAAGACCACGCTCAAGGCGGTGCAGGAGAAGTTCGGCTCGGTGGTGGCCAAGCTGATCGAGGGTGTGCTGCGCATGGCGGCGATCAGCGCCTCGCTGAATCCGCGCGACTCCCTGGTGCTCGGTTCCCAGGCCCAGGTGGAGAACCTGCGCAAGATGCTGGTGGCCATGGTCGACGACGTGCGCGTGGCGCTGATCAAGCTGGCCGAGCGCACCTGTGCGATCCGCGCGGTCAAGCATGCCGACGACGAGAAGCGCCACCGCGTGGCACGCGAGGTCTTCGACATCTACGCGCCGCTGGCCCATCGCCTGGGCATCGGCCATATCAAGTGGGAGCTGGAGGACCTGTCCTTCCGCTACCTGGAGCCGGAGCAGTACAAGCAGATCGCCAAGCTGCTGCACGAGCGCCGCCTCGACCGCGAGCAGTACATCGCCGACGTGATGAACCAGCTGCGCACCGAGCTCACCGCCACCGGGATCAAGGCCGACATCAGCGGCCGCGCCAAGCACATCTATTCGATCTGGCGGAAGATGCAGCGCAAGGGCCTGCAGTTCAGCCAGATCTACGACGTGCGCGCGGTGCGCGTGCTGGTACCGGAGGTGCGCGACTGCTACACCGCCCTCGGCATCGTGCACAGCCTGTGGCGGCACATTCCCAAGGAATTCGACGACTACATCGCCAACCCCAAGGAGAACGGCTACCGCTCCCTGCACACCGCGGTGATCGGCCCGGACGGCAAGGTGCTGGAGGTGCAGATCCGCACCCAGGCCATGCACGAGGAGGCCGAGCTGGGCGTGTGCGCCCACTGGAAGTACAAGGGCACCGACGCCAAGGGCGGCTCCGACCACTACGAGGAGAAGATGGCCTGGCTGCGCCAGGTGCTGGAGTGGCATGAGGAGCTGGGCGACATCGGCGGCCTGGCCGAGCAACTCAAGGTCGACATCGAGCCGGACCGGGTCTACGTGTTCACCCCGGACGGCCACGCCATCGACCTGCCCAAGGGCGCCACGCCGCTGGACTTCGCCTACCGCGTGCACACCCAGATCGGCCACAACTGCCGCGGCGCCAAGATCAACGGGCGCATCGTGCCCCTGACCTACAGCCTGCACACCGGCGAGCAGGTCGAGATCATCACCAGCAAGAACGGTGCGCCGAGCCGCGACTGGCTCAACCCCAACCTGGGCTACATCACCACCAGCCGGGCGCGGGCGAAGATCGTCCACTGGTTCAAGCTGCAGGACCGCGAGCAGAACGTCGCCGCCGGCAAGGCCATGCTCGAGCGCGACCTGGCGCGCCTGGCGCTGGCGGCGGTGGACTTCGCCAAGCTGGCGGAGAAGTGCAACCTGAAGACGGTCGAGGACATGTACGCG
This DNA window, taken from Pseudomonas alcaligenes, encodes the following:
- the cysM gene encoding cysteine synthase CysM; translation: MTLQFPTIADCIGNTPLVRLQRLPGSERNHLLVKLEGNNPAGSVKDRPAMSMITRAELRGDIQPGDVLIEATSGNTGIALAMAAAIKGYKMILIMPGNSTEERKAAMSAYGAELILVDNMEVARDLALAMQAEGKGKVLDQFANGDNPEAHYRSTGPEIWRQTQGAITHFISSMGTTGTIMGTSRYLKEQNPAVEIIGLQPQDGSAIPGIRRWPQAYLPSIFDASRVDRVLDISQAEAEDMMRRLAREEGIFCGVSSGGAVAAMLKLARETENAVMVAIICDRGDRYLSSGLFNH
- the rlmD gene encoding 23S rRNA (uracil(1939)-C(5))-methyltransferase RlmD codes for the protein MSKHRSLRFQPAGGERKAQVPVGKKQKLTIERLANDGRGIAFVEGRSWFVAGALAGEEVEARVLAARAQVVEARSERVLTPSSLRREPACAHAGRCGGCTLQHLPHAEQLALKQRSLAEQMQRQAGVEPDEWAAPLTGPELGYRRRARIAVRWDVKGKRLEVGFRAAASQDIVAIDDCPVLVQPLQPILRALPALLRALDKPQTLGHVELFHGTQAALLLRHTAPLGEADLQHLRAFCAEHQAQLWLHGAGEPEPDVPEQRLGYRLEPWNLELQYRPGDFVQVNGAVNQAMVEQALDWLAPQTGERVLDLFCGLGNFALPLAQRVGEVVAVEGVQAMVARARENAAANGLGNLHFFQADLSKPLAGAPWAARGFAAILLDPPRDGAFEVVKEIHRLGARRLVYVSCNPATLARDAAELVRQGYRLKRAGILDMFPQTAHVEAMALFERG
- the relA gene encoding GTP diphosphokinase — its product is MVQVRAHQPINLDGSINLEAWLDHTLSVDPALDREALKAACEFAREVEQQANAAQNLWAEGNSSFQTGLEIAEILADLKLDQDSLVAAVIYRAVREGKTTLKAVQEKFGSVVAKLIEGVLRMAAISASLNPRDSLVLGSQAQVENLRKMLVAMVDDVRVALIKLAERTCAIRAVKHADDEKRHRVAREVFDIYAPLAHRLGIGHIKWELEDLSFRYLEPEQYKQIAKLLHERRLDREQYIADVMNQLRTELTATGIKADISGRAKHIYSIWRKMQRKGLQFSQIYDVRAVRVLVPEVRDCYTALGIVHSLWRHIPKEFDDYIANPKENGYRSLHTAVIGPDGKVLEVQIRTQAMHEEAELGVCAHWKYKGTDAKGGSDHYEEKMAWLRQVLEWHEELGDIGGLAEQLKVDIEPDRVYVFTPDGHAIDLPKGATPLDFAYRVHTQIGHNCRGAKINGRIVPLTYSLHTGEQVEIITSKNGAPSRDWLNPNLGYITTSRARAKIVHWFKLQDREQNVAAGKAMLERDLARLALAAVDFAKLAEKCNLKTVEDMYAALGAGDLRLAHAVNLAQQQVEPERGNEQLELIPRRASAPRPGKRGDIQIQGVGNLLTQMAGCCQPLPGDPIVGYITVGRGVSIHRQDCASVLQLAGREPERIIQVSWGPVPVQTYPVDIVIKAYDRSGLLRDVTQVLLNERINVLAVNTRSNKEDNTASMLLTIEIPGLDALSRLLARISQLPNIIEARRNRSGT